In one window of Clavelina lepadiformis chromosome 4, kaClaLepa1.1, whole genome shotgun sequence DNA:
- the LOC143452444 gene encoding uncharacterized protein LOC143452444 produces the protein MDPKLIGVIASCLGILLGYWKVSGEDVIKLKPTIESLLEATKEYHLIFGIIAISLIGLYSAFQLHKLWNKNRNSSKADSTEKQNNFYKFENSTLQGSINNGARSTLGSSSEDKSCCTVTTLAVLVSIAGVFAVGAIMAVYRQSTIENTFNNVSNVNIGEQNSVKTENHYQDSSYLIPVLIILATLIGFLIFFMINVDAAKQQVNTENQLRKNKDVDTKQDAASTRDDDKS, from the exons ATGGACCCCAAACTGATAGGAGTTATAGCAAGTTGTTTGGGAATACTTCTTGGCTATTGGAAAGTATCAG GAGAAGATGTAATCAAACTTAAACCGACTATTGAAAGTCTTTTGGAAGCAACAAAAG AATACCAtctgatatttggtataataGCTATTAGTCTTATAGGACTTTATAGCGCCTTTCAGCTTCACAAGTTGTGGAACAAAAATCG AAACTCATCAAAAGCTGACTCAACGGAAAAACAGAACAACTTTTATAAGTTTGAAAACAGTACATTACAAGGAAGCATAAACAATGGTGCACGGAGTACGCTAG GTTCCTCGTCAGAAGACAAATCTTGCTGTACTGTTACTACCCTTGCTGTACTGGTATCAATTGCCGGTGTTTTTGCAGTTGGTGCTATTATGGCAGTCTACAGACAATCAACGA TTGAAAACACTTTTAACAACGTTTCGAATGTGAACATCGGTGAACAGAACAGCGTGAAAACTGAGAACCACTACCAAG ACTCATCTTATCTGATACCGGTACTGATCATTTTAGCAACATTAATAG GTTTTCTGATTTTCTTTATGATAAACGTGGACGCGGCGAAACAGCAAGTTAATACTGAAAATCAGCTTAGAAAAAATAAAG atgTTGACACCAAACAAGATGCTGCATCAACGAGAGATGATGATAAATCTTAA